In Anaerobacillus isosaccharinicus, one genomic interval encodes:
- a CDS encoding CBS domain-containing protein translates to MDHVRDVMTSSVEYCTPLDNVYEVAVKMKELDVGAIPICENDHLLGMITDRDIVIRGVAEKRPNSTRVTDIMSEHLITADPGMNIEDAAKLMAKHQIRRLPIVENNRLVGICSLGDLAVHEGSDDEAGYALSEISESPQVHH, encoded by the coding sequence ATGGATCATGTTCGTGATGTCATGACTTCAAGTGTTGAGTATTGTACACCATTAGATAATGTTTATGAAGTAGCAGTAAAGATGAAAGAATTAGACGTAGGTGCAATTCCTATCTGTGAAAATGACCATTTATTAGGCATGATTACAGATAGAGATATCGTGATTAGAGGGGTAGCAGAAAAGCGCCCTAACTCTACAAGGGTTACTGACATTATGAGTGAGCATTTAATTACTGCAGATCCTGGAATGAATATTGAGGATGCTGCAAAGTTAATGGCAAAACATCAAATTAGACGGTTACCTATTGTAGAAAACAATCGTTTAGTTGGTATATGTTCATTAGGGGATTTGGCGGTGCATGAAGGCTCAGACGATGAGGCTGGATATGCTTTATCTGAGATCTCAGAAAGTCCACAAGTTCACCACTAA
- a CDS encoding YugN family protein, translated as MKFEGTEITGKEIDFSVAEHVLGEAGFVHAGQWDYERVTFDYKFDDLVNDDVYYLRVQAYAVKGEIPSPHSVIKFLDPILGKHYYPHGVEYADETFPKHILEKSTKKLEQVSALLK; from the coding sequence ATGAAATTTGAAGGAACAGAAATAACGGGCAAAGAAATTGATTTTTCTGTAGCTGAGCATGTACTAGGAGAAGCAGGCTTTGTTCATGCAGGACAATGGGATTACGAACGCGTAACATTTGACTATAAATTTGATGACTTAGTAAATGATGATGTTTATTACTTAAGAGTTCAAGCTTATGCTGTTAAAGGTGAAATTCCTTCTCCACACTCTGTCATTAAGTTTTTAGACCCTATTTTAGGGAAGCATTACTATCCTCACGGTGTTGAATATGCTGATGAAACATTCCCGAAGCATATTCTAGAAAAAAGCACTAAAAAATTAGAACAAGTTTCAGCTTTATTAAAGTAA
- a CDS encoding DNA repair helicase XPB — translation MLFNFENPLVVQKDGTIIVEANHKQFPIIQPMLSQMAILEKATLSTHTYKLSPYSIWSAQSQGIQVTEIINFLDEYCKYPLAQSVVQYVEEHYQRANSIIMEKINGECLLIFKDEGAKQTLLKDKKINKLLEKGKDQWCFQEVSRGELKRLCLTYGYFINDRIGYEKGQQLKIQMLANVNLRPYQKEAIKEFHKNGKTMGGNGIVVMPCGSGKTIVGLGIMEKVKEEVLIITSSETSMKQWQREIAEKTTVPLENVGLYSSSLKEVKPITIASYQMMIYRDHNTKQFIHLPLFNERNWGLIIYDEVHLLPAPIFKTTAGIQGKKRLGLTATLVREDGKQEEVYSLIGPKQYEVSWKGLENNGWIAKTFCKEIRINFSERELKQYVESNQQQQFKIASVNPTKIEVIKKLLQKHEQQPTLIIGQYIDQLAEVAEKLQLPMITGKTPQKERELLYEKFRQGEIGVLVVSKVANFAVDLPDAEVAIQISGAFGSRQEEAQRVGRVLRPKQDKNEAFFYSIVTRNTKEEHCSSHRQLFMLEQGYSYEVEEWLS, via the coding sequence ATGCTTTTTAACTTTGAAAATCCATTAGTGGTTCAAAAAGATGGCACAATTATTGTTGAAGCAAATCATAAGCAATTCCCAATTATTCAGCCAATGCTATCACAAATGGCCATCTTAGAGAAGGCAACTCTCTCAACTCATACATACAAACTTTCACCTTATTCGATTTGGTCGGCACAATCGCAAGGAATTCAAGTAACTGAAATTATCAATTTCTTAGATGAATATTGTAAGTATCCACTAGCACAAAGTGTCGTGCAATATGTTGAAGAACATTATCAGCGTGCAAATTCAATTATTATGGAAAAAATCAACGGTGAATGCCTTCTCATTTTTAAGGATGAAGGAGCAAAACAGACGTTATTAAAGGATAAAAAGATCAACAAACTCTTAGAAAAAGGCAAAGATCAGTGGTGTTTTCAAGAAGTAAGCCGTGGGGAGTTAAAGAGACTTTGTTTAACATATGGTTACTTCATCAATGATCGTATTGGCTATGAAAAAGGTCAACAATTAAAAATCCAGATGTTAGCTAATGTAAACTTAAGACCTTATCAAAAAGAAGCTATAAAAGAGTTTCATAAAAACGGGAAAACAATGGGGGGGAATGGCATTGTCGTTATGCCATGTGGTTCAGGGAAAACGATTGTCGGCTTAGGTATTATGGAGAAAGTCAAAGAGGAAGTATTAATCATTACCTCAAGTGAGACTTCGATGAAACAATGGCAAAGGGAAATTGCAGAAAAAACAACTGTGCCACTCGAGAACGTTGGTTTATACAGTAGTTCCCTAAAAGAGGTTAAGCCAATAACAATTGCATCTTACCAAATGATGATTTATAGAGATCATAATACGAAACAGTTTATCCATCTGCCATTATTCAACGAACGTAACTGGGGCCTCATTATTTACGATGAGGTTCACCTCCTTCCTGCGCCGATATTTAAAACAACGGCGGGTATTCAAGGAAAAAAGAGATTAGGATTAACGGCAACCCTTGTTAGGGAAGATGGAAAACAAGAAGAGGTTTATAGCCTAATAGGACCTAAGCAGTATGAGGTTTCTTGGAAAGGTCTAGAAAACAATGGTTGGATTGCTAAAACATTTTGCAAAGAAATTCGTATCAATTTTTCGGAAAGAGAGCTAAAGCAATATGTTGAAAGTAATCAGCAACAGCAATTTAAAATTGCTTCAGTAAATCCTACAAAAATAGAAGTGATTAAAAAGTTACTACAGAAACATGAACAACAACCGACGCTTATTATTGGTCAATATATTGATCAACTAGCTGAAGTAGCCGAAAAACTACAATTGCCAATGATTACTGGGAAGACACCTCAAAAAGAACGTGAACTGCTCTATGAAAAATTTCGTCAAGGAGAAATAGGTGTTCTTGTTGTTAGTAAAGTAGCAAATTTCGCGGTAGATTTACCTGATGCAGAAGTTGCCATTCAAATTTCAGGTGCGTTTGGTTCTAGACAAGAGGAAGCTCAGAGAGTTGGTCGAGTATTGCGACCAAAACAAGATAAAAATGAAGCGTTTTTCTATTCGATTGTAACAAGGAATACAAAAGAGGAGCATTGTTCAAGTCACAGACAGCTTTTTATGTTAGAGCAAGGCTACTCATATGAGGTGGAAGAGTGGTTATCATAA
- the ylbD gene encoding YlbD family protein produces the protein MSKKTTLHPSVHQFKQFVKKHPLLIKEVRIGEKTWQDFFEEWTILGEKDEIWEKYRKVSKDLDEEEDIEDDEDEEEANEKKGSQIGDLLSMLKGINLNDIQGHVQNLSGMMTTVQGLLQSFQSNSSNDSGQGQQPGQQARQGQQGQQGQQGQQGQQGQQTPFNFRQF, from the coding sequence ATGAGTAAAAAAACTACATTACACCCATCTGTACACCAGTTTAAACAATTTGTTAAAAAACATCCATTATTAATTAAAGAGGTTAGGATAGGGGAAAAAACATGGCAAGACTTTTTTGAGGAATGGACAATTTTGGGTGAGAAAGATGAAATTTGGGAGAAATACCGTAAAGTAAGCAAAGATCTAGATGAAGAGGAAGATATAGAAGATGATGAAGATGAGGAAGAAGCTAACGAAAAAAAAGGTTCTCAAATTGGTGACCTATTATCAATGTTAAAAGGAATTAACTTAAATGATATACAAGGTCATGTGCAAAACCTAAGTGGGATGATGACAACAGTACAAGGTTTATTGCAATCTTTTCAGTCCAATTCCTCGAATGACAGTGGTCAAGGTCAGCAACCGGGACAACAAGCGCGACAAGGACAACAGGGACAACAGGGACAACAGGGACAACAGGGACAACAAGGGCAACAAACTCCCTTTAACTTTCGCCAGTTTTAA
- a CDS encoding YlbE-like family protein, producing the protein MRQEMQVYLNQHPEVKQFIRHNPVWYRYLSRNPQSLSQLENEVKVFHGKTLPQKLDRFQSNLSMAMMLLDMVKGLGASK; encoded by the coding sequence ATGAGACAAGAAATGCAAGTTTATCTTAATCAGCACCCAGAAGTAAAACAATTTATTCGGCATAATCCAGTGTGGTATCGATATTTATCGAGAAATCCCCAATCCTTATCACAATTAGAAAATGAAGTAAAAGTCTTTCATGGTAAGACATTACCACAAAAATTAGATCGCTTCCAATCAAATTTAAGTATGGCGATGATGCTTCTAGATATGGTCAAAGGATTAGGAGCATCTAAATAG
- the uvsE gene encoding UV DNA damage repair endonuclease UvsE codes for MIVRFGYVAMSVHLKNASPSQTMTVKQFEQIKDKEAAIRKLERIAVSNLENCYRLLKHNLAHDITFFRLSSKLVPLVNHPHTEGWKYEEAIAPILNEIGEFITKHQMRIGFHPDHFVVINNLDEDLLKRSIHTLIYHYKLLKGMNIDPMHRCVLHVGGAKNGVVEGLEEFIENFEKIPKAIQQMLILENDDTVYHIEDVLYLGEKLQIPVVLDIHHHDIHQPKTFSFLEVWDRVLETWKHSSLPVKIHVSSPKEDATDKRHHDYIDVERLMRFLTSIKGTVEQLDVMIEAKMKDEALIKLMKQLQTRHDCSVISGASIKLEGN; via the coding sequence ATGATTGTTCGATTTGGCTACGTTGCAATGAGTGTTCATCTAAAAAACGCATCACCATCACAGACGATGACAGTCAAACAATTTGAGCAAATTAAAGATAAAGAAGCTGCGATTCGGAAGTTAGAAAGGATTGCTGTTTCAAATCTAGAGAACTGTTATCGTTTGTTAAAACATAATTTAGCTCATGATATTACTTTTTTTCGACTATCATCAAAGCTTGTTCCGCTAGTCAATCACCCACATACAGAAGGTTGGAAATACGAAGAAGCTATTGCACCAATATTAAATGAAATTGGGGAATTTATTACAAAGCATCAAATGCGTATAGGGTTTCATCCCGATCACTTTGTTGTGATAAATAACTTAGATGAAGATCTTTTAAAACGATCAATACATACATTGATTTATCATTATAAGCTATTAAAGGGAATGAATATTGATCCTATGCATCGTTGTGTTCTACATGTTGGCGGAGCAAAAAATGGTGTTGTAGAAGGGTTAGAAGAATTTATAGAAAACTTCGAGAAAATTCCCAAAGCTATTCAACAAATGCTTATTCTAGAAAATGATGATACCGTTTATCATATTGAGGATGTTTTATATTTAGGTGAGAAGTTACAAATTCCTGTCGTCCTTGATATTCATCATCACGATATACATCAACCGAAAACTTTCTCTTTTCTAGAAGTGTGGGATCGTGTTCTGGAAACGTGGAAACATAGTTCACTCCCGGTAAAAATTCATGTGTCTTCACCAAAAGAAGATGCCACAGATAAACGCCATCATGATTATATTGATGTAGAACGGCTTATGAGATTTTTAACTAGTATTAAAGGAACTGTGGAACAGTTAGATGTTATGATTGAAGCAAAAATGAAAGACGAAGCTCTTATAAAATTGATGAAGCAATTACAGACTCGTCACGATTGTTCTGTCATATCAGGGGCTAGTATTAAATTAGAAGGCAACTGA
- a CDS encoding PaaI family thioesterase: MDTKQKLIEEFNNFINEATLEDVDVVTSLLKSAKEKQVGKFRSYLSAIMQVESRFLENGDYEMRIPIQPVVHNPLKMVHGGITASLIDTAMGSLVYQSLPEHMATVTTELKVNYLKAGIGKELICIATIVHRGRSIYVCEAKVYNNEDSLIAIGTGSFFIIKQRKVY, encoded by the coding sequence ATGGATACTAAACAAAAATTAATTGAGGAGTTCAACAATTTTATTAACGAAGCCACCCTAGAAGATGTTGATGTGGTTACATCATTATTAAAATCTGCAAAAGAAAAGCAAGTCGGAAAATTCCGCTCCTACTTATCAGCAATTATGCAAGTAGAAAGTCGGTTCCTTGAAAACGGTGATTACGAAATGCGAATCCCCATCCAACCAGTAGTTCATAATCCCTTAAAAATGGTTCACGGCGGGATTACAGCGTCCTTAATAGATACAGCAATGGGATCTTTAGTATACCAGTCTCTTCCAGAACATATGGCTACTGTCACTACAGAGCTAAAAGTGAATTACTTAAAAGCTGGAATTGGGAAAGAGTTAATTTGTATCGCAACTATAGTTCATAGAGGGCGTTCTATATACGTCTGTGAGGCCAAGGTTTATAACAATGAGGATAGTCTTATTGCAATTGGTACAGGAAGTTTCTTTATTATTAAGCAAAGAAAAGTGTATTAA
- the coaD gene encoding pantetheine-phosphate adenylyltransferase — protein sequence MASIAVCPGSFDPVTLGHIDIITRGAKVFDKVIVAVLNNRSKQPLFTVEERVLLLKEVMKDLPNVEIDSFNGLLIDYVKEKEASAIIKGLRAVSDFEYEMQMASINRKLDENVETFFMMTNNKFSYLSSSIVKEIAKYDAPVGDLVPDIVENALKEKYSKIK from the coding sequence ATGGCAAGTATTGCAGTATGCCCAGGCAGCTTTGATCCAGTGACTTTAGGACACATTGATATTATTACAAGAGGAGCTAAAGTCTTTGATAAAGTGATAGTTGCAGTCTTAAACAATCGTAGTAAGCAGCCGCTATTTACTGTTGAAGAAAGAGTACTTTTATTAAAAGAGGTTATGAAAGATTTACCGAATGTGGAAATCGATTCTTTTAACGGCTTATTAATTGATTACGTCAAAGAAAAAGAAGCTAGCGCAATTATAAAAGGATTACGAGCAGTGTCTGATTTTGAATACGAAATGCAAATGGCTTCTATTAATCGTAAGTTAGATGAGAATGTTGAAACTTTTTTTATGATGACTAACAATAAATTTTCCTATTTAAGTTCTAGTATTGTAAAGGAAATTGCTAAATACGATGCACCGGTAGGGGATCTGGTCCCTGATATAGTTGAAAATGCTTTAAAAGAAAAATATTCTAAAATAAAGTAA
- the ylbJ gene encoding sporulation integral membrane protein YlbJ, whose amino-acid sequence MNASKLKTIILAMSATIMAASLMVFPKESFEASMRGLTMWWEVVFPSLLPFFIVSEFLIGFGVVSFLGSLLEPLMRPLFRVPGVGGFVWAMGLASGYPAGAKLTARLRQENKLTVIEAERLVSFTNSSNPLFIFGAIAVGFFHNPALGIVLALSHYLGNICVGLLMRFHGRKREETVQKDKQNKLSLRAALHMLHQERLKDGRPIGKILGDAVQSSVSTLLMIGGFIILFSVLNRLLSLLDITTFLSLFVTIILAFFQIPNELSLPLLSGIFEITLGSQMASQTGAATLFQQVIVTSFILAFSGFSVQAQVASILAETDISFKPFFIARLFHGVFAAIFTVLLWKPLYVNQQILEKGSNAIPVFFQAETYLIFEHSWNLLLTYGPLVTLISLMAYVILTLKKLTY is encoded by the coding sequence TTGAACGCCTCAAAATTAAAAACAATTATTCTTGCTATGAGCGCAACTATAATGGCAGCTTCATTAATGGTGTTCCCTAAGGAATCATTTGAAGCTTCAATGCGCGGACTTACAATGTGGTGGGAAGTTGTTTTCCCATCTTTATTGCCTTTTTTTATCGTTTCAGAGTTTTTAATTGGTTTTGGAGTAGTTAGTTTTCTTGGAAGTTTACTAGAGCCACTCATGAGGCCTCTTTTCCGTGTACCGGGAGTTGGAGGTTTTGTTTGGGCAATGGGGCTAGCATCTGGATATCCAGCTGGGGCTAAGCTAACCGCAAGACTAAGGCAAGAAAACAAGTTAACAGTTATAGAAGCTGAAAGACTTGTATCATTTACGAATTCATCTAACCCTTTATTTATTTTCGGGGCAATTGCAGTCGGTTTTTTTCACAATCCTGCCCTTGGAATTGTTTTAGCACTGTCTCACTATTTAGGAAACATTTGTGTTGGATTACTAATGAGATTTCATGGTAGAAAAAGAGAAGAAACTGTACAAAAAGATAAACAAAATAAACTCTCATTGCGAGCTGCCCTTCATATGCTCCATCAAGAACGCTTAAAAGATGGTCGACCAATCGGAAAAATATTAGGAGACGCAGTTCAATCATCTGTCTCTACATTATTAATGATCGGTGGATTTATCATTCTATTCTCAGTCCTAAACAGATTGCTAAGCTTACTAGATATTACGACTTTCTTATCTTTATTTGTAACAATTATTTTGGCATTTTTCCAAATTCCTAACGAATTAAGCTTACCTTTATTATCAGGTATTTTTGAAATCACATTAGGAAGTCAAATGGCAAGTCAAACAGGTGCTGCAACTCTTTTTCAGCAAGTAATCGTCACTAGTTTCATCTTAGCTTTTAGTGGTTTTTCTGTTCAAGCTCAAGTTGCTAGCATTCTAGCTGAAACTGATATTAGCTTTAAACCATTTTTTATCGCCCGACTCTTTCACGGCGTATTTGCCGCAATTTTCACTGTGCTCCTCTGGAAACCATTATATGTAAATCAACAAATTCTCGAAAAAGGAAGTAATGCTATCCCTGTCTTTTTCCAAGCTGAAACTTACTTGATATTCGAGCACTCTTGGAACCTATTGCTTACATATGGTCCACTAGTAACTCTAATTAGCTTAATGGCTTATGTAATTCTTACATTAAAAAAATTAACATATTAA
- a CDS encoding alanyl-tRNA editing protein encodes MTKKIFENDPYMKECSAIVQNKKIINGATWITLDQTIFYPEGGGQPSDFGFIDGVPVVDVQLIDNELLHKVDGVVERNRVKLHIDYERRFDHMQQHTGQHLLSAVWLELFGINTLSFHLGKDMCTIDLNANELNDEQIRQVELKVTQYIVENRPIENYILPYEEVEYDKLAKLKERPAFVRLIEIDGIDTSACCGTHVTMLGELGLLKIVGWEKYKQNVRLSFICGLRAYSYFQEVFTAVNEVSKKLNISPALVTERFPNFFQGYQTLKKNYQKLYEKEVHQEAINLINEATNNVVECSWEEKTLQEMKDLAKIIIEVGDKVVIFHNTTQKTWIFASSTSQLFNVSTCIKVLKESFGGKGGGNPVFGQWIGEVDDRHWNELKKQLLNE; translated from the coding sequence ATGACAAAAAAAATATTTGAGAATGACCCCTATATGAAAGAGTGCTCTGCAATAGTTCAAAATAAAAAAATAATTAACGGTGCAACATGGATTACATTAGACCAAACAATTTTTTATCCGGAAGGTGGGGGACAGCCGTCTGATTTTGGCTTTATAGATGGAGTTCCTGTAGTAGACGTTCAATTGATTGATAATGAGCTCTTACATAAAGTTGATGGAGTTGTGGAACGGAACCGTGTGAAGTTGCACATTGACTATGAACGTCGATTTGATCATATGCAACAGCATACTGGTCAACACCTCTTATCAGCTGTATGGTTAGAATTATTTGGCATCAATACACTTTCTTTTCATCTAGGAAAGGATATGTGCACAATTGATTTAAATGCAAATGAGCTAAACGATGAACAAATTCGTCAAGTTGAATTAAAGGTAACTCAGTATATAGTTGAAAACAGACCTATTGAAAATTATATTTTGCCATATGAAGAAGTAGAATATGATAAATTAGCGAAATTAAAAGAAAGACCTGCTTTCGTCAGACTTATCGAAATTGATGGAATTGACACGTCAGCTTGTTGTGGAACACATGTAACAATGTTAGGTGAATTGGGGTTACTCAAAATCGTTGGGTGGGAGAAATACAAACAAAATGTTCGTTTATCCTTCATTTGTGGATTGAGGGCATACTCTTACTTTCAAGAAGTATTTACGGCTGTTAATGAAGTGAGTAAGAAATTAAACATTTCTCCAGCGTTAGTAACCGAAAGATTTCCAAATTTCTTTCAAGGTTATCAAACCTTAAAAAAGAATTATCAAAAGTTATACGAGAAAGAAGTGCATCAAGAAGCAATAAACTTGATTAATGAAGCAACAAATAATGTAGTTGAATGTAGTTGGGAAGAGAAAACGTTGCAAGAAATGAAGGATCTTGCAAAAATTATTATTGAAGTTGGAGATAAGGTTGTTATTTTTCATAATACTACACAAAAAACTTGGATTTTTGCGTCTTCTACTTCACAACTTTTTAATGTTTCAACGTGTATTAAAGTCTTAAAAGAAAGTTTTGGTGGAAAAGGTGGGGGCAACCCTGTGTTCGGGCAATGGATTGGTGAAGTAGACGATCGTCATTGGAATGAGCTAAAAAAACAACTGTTAAATGAGTGA
- a CDS encoding CAP domain-containing protein, translated as MKKFGCGIFFVFMGMAIFYTFFMDNLLENDIEYTSSKGHINEVNESVFYEPKTGKQQQSTLLEEDGLHKLIGEPVEAVLQMYGEPSRVDLSAYDYNWWIYPTENSYVQIGIEDDHVVTVYFIGEDVLTPLFYIGQPYEEINATFAFQEQVSFNVKSNSYQFNLSEEELTTRPLLKIDHVFIQLYFDTFTNKLSGIRYLDGNTLVKHRPYSVVYRGELIEASPLSGTEWRQVEKGISLQILDITNEIRKRHQLNKLEWDDDTSIVAFHHSEDMRINEYFSHTSPSHGELKDRLKKQGVFYQLAGENIAAKYVDAIAVVEGWLNSEGHRVNLLHEDFTHIGVGVYERYYTQNFITPW; from the coding sequence ATGAAGAAATTTGGGTGTGGAATTTTTTTCGTCTTTATGGGAATGGCAATATTCTATACTTTTTTTATGGACAACCTACTTGAGAATGACATTGAATATACGTCATCAAAAGGACATATTAATGAAGTAAATGAATCTGTTTTTTATGAACCAAAAACTGGAAAACAACAACAATCCACATTACTGGAAGAAGATGGCCTTCACAAATTAATTGGTGAGCCAGTAGAAGCTGTCTTACAAATGTATGGTGAACCTAGTCGTGTTGATTTATCTGCATATGACTATAATTGGTGGATCTATCCTACAGAAAATAGTTACGTGCAAATTGGAATCGAAGACGATCATGTTGTGACTGTTTATTTCATCGGTGAAGATGTATTGACGCCTCTATTTTATATTGGTCAACCATACGAAGAAATCAATGCCACCTTTGCTTTTCAAGAACAAGTATCGTTTAATGTAAAAAGCAATTCTTATCAATTTAATTTATCCGAAGAGGAACTTACAACTAGACCACTTTTAAAAATTGATCATGTATTTATTCAGCTCTATTTCGATACATTTACAAATAAACTATCTGGAATACGTTACCTTGATGGGAATACGCTAGTGAAACACCGCCCATATTCAGTTGTTTATCGAGGAGAATTAATAGAAGCTAGTCCTCTTTCCGGTACAGAGTGGCGCCAAGTTGAAAAGGGGATTTCATTACAAATATTAGATATTACTAATGAGATAAGAAAAAGGCATCAACTTAATAAACTCGAGTGGGATGATGATACGTCGATTGTCGCTTTTCATCATAGTGAGGATATGAGGATTAATGAGTATTTCTCACATACATCCCCATCCCACGGGGAGCTAAAAGACCGTCTAAAGAAACAGGGGGTTTTCTATCAATTGGCAGGCGAAAATATTGCTGCTAAATATGTGGATGCGATCGCTGTTGTTGAAGGATGGTTAAATAGCGAGGGGCATCGTGTGAATTTGCTTCACGAAGATTTTACTCATATAGGTGTAGGTGTATATGAACGGTACTATACTCAAAACTTTATTACCCCATGGTAG
- a CDS encoding YlbF family regulator — protein sequence MLKTVTHTDIISQSLSLAEMILQSEQYKQYEAAKSALRRNVDAQEMIWEFNKRKDDFEEVQRFGKYHPDYSRVSKEMREFKRKLDLYEPIALFKKSEKELEELLNEVSMIVAHAVSKSIKVPTGNPYFDSMSCSGGCSTGGGCGCK from the coding sequence ATGTTAAAAACTGTTACGCACACAGACATTATTTCGCAGTCACTTTCTTTAGCAGAAATGATTCTACAATCAGAGCAGTATAAACAATACGAAGCTGCTAAAAGCGCTCTCCGAAGAAATGTGGATGCCCAAGAAATGATTTGGGAGTTTAACAAACGAAAAGATGACTTTGAAGAGGTTCAAAGGTTTGGTAAATATCACCCAGATTATAGCCGTGTTTCAAAGGAAATGCGAGAATTTAAACGGAAATTAGATTTGTACGAGCCAATAGCCCTTTTTAAAAAATCAGAAAAAGAACTAGAAGAGTTATTGAACGAAGTTAGTATGATTGTTGCTCATGCAGTTTCAAAATCAATAAAAGTACCTACTGGTAATCCATATTTTGATTCAATGTCCTGCAGTGGAGGCTGTTCGACAGGTGGCGGCTGTGGTTGTAAATAG
- a CDS encoding YlbG family protein, with protein sequence MIGNRIGLAVWLHSLKYVRQMRKYGNVHYASKRMKYVVLYCDETTIDDTIQRLESLHYVKLVSKSMRPYLKTEFQNARPDKAKEYDYKMGI encoded by the coding sequence ATGATAGGGAACCGAATCGGTCTAGCAGTTTGGTTACACTCTTTAAAATATGTAAGACAAATGAGAAAATACGGTAATGTTCATTATGCTTCAAAACGAATGAAATATGTAGTTCTATATTGTGATGAGACAACGATTGATGATACAATCCAACGACTTGAATCGTTACATTATGTCAAGCTAGTAAGTAAGTCAATGAGACCGTATTTAAAAACGGAATTCCAAAATGCTCGTCCTGACAAAGCAAAAGAATATGATTATAAAATGGGTATTTAA
- the rsmD gene encoding 16S rRNA (guanine(966)-N(2))-methyltransferase RsmD, with product MRVISGTCKGRPLKAVPGHTTRPTTDKVKESIFNIIGPFFDGGQGLDLYAGSGGLGIEALSRGMEKFVFVDQNPKAIEIVQLNLNACRFEEKAELYRNDAKRALKAVAKRGIKFDVIFLDPPYAKQRLEDEIAFIAQNQLLTEEGIIVTEHDASLIMQETIEQITCIRQEQYGDTKITIFKNNEDIRI from the coding sequence ATGAGAGTAATTTCAGGAACATGTAAGGGAAGACCTTTGAAAGCGGTGCCGGGGCACACAACACGTCCTACAACAGATAAAGTAAAAGAGTCTATTTTTAACATTATTGGACCATTTTTTGATGGTGGACAAGGCTTGGACTTATATGCTGGAAGTGGCGGACTTGGTATTGAAGCATTAAGCCGGGGGATGGAAAAATTCGTTTTTGTTGACCAAAACCCAAAAGCAATTGAAATTGTTCAACTTAATTTAAATGCTTGTCGTTTTGAGGAAAAAGCTGAGTTGTATCGAAATGATGCAAAGAGAGCATTGAAAGCTGTTGCAAAAAGAGGAATTAAATTTGATGTCATCTTTTTAGATCCGCCCTATGCTAAACAACGACTAGAAGATGAGATTGCCTTCATTGCTCAAAATCAGCTTTTAACTGAAGAGGGCATTATTGTTACCGAACACGATGCATCTCTTATTATGCAAGAAACGATAGAACAAATAACATGTATAAGACAAGAGCAATATGGTGACACGAAGATTACGATTTTTAAAAATAATGAAGATATTAGAATATAG